From the genome of Phlebotomus papatasi isolate M1 chromosome 2, Ppap_2.1, whole genome shotgun sequence:
gcctgaaagacttatcttactgcaattttttttattgctagaatttttaaataattacctaATATGATCAGaagattttgagttatatatttaTGACGACTCACAAAGTAGTGAAATTTCGCGGAGAATTACGTCACGATGTTTgcctctttttctttttgtcacCATCCTAGAGAgacaaacggtaagagacatcgactttcggtcttcaaCGACCTCGACCCCAAAAATAAATGTattgttttcgaaattttaaatttttttaatggataATTAAATGATCTTTCCATGGTGTTTGATAAGGTTTCCCATTGAACACAGTATTTTCATGTGAACTAAAAATCAATAATTGCAAAAGTATCACTACGTAAGCTCAAAACAAACTTTTACTCACAATTTATTCAGCAGTTACTTAAAAAATGCGACTGATAATTTTACGTTGCAATATATACTACCGCGTTTTTTCCACAAAACAACACAAACGTGCTGAGAGACGACTTCTTGTTAACTAATCAGCACAATGAGTCAAAATTGCCTTGATCCGGCGATTCATGCGCGCGCCTGAATCACACGCTTTTCATCAGTTCTTGTGGAGAATGTCTTCCTCAGATAAGACCTTTTTCTTGCGACATGAAAAGGTGGGCTTTTTGGAGTAGGGAAAGTTGCCATTTCTTGCATACCTGTTTCACGTGCTTCGGCTCGTCCTCCTGCCACAGAATCTTCGCACTCAATTCCACCACAACTCTGTGTTTGCCTAAGAATCTCTGAGCGAGAGTGTCTGAATAAACACCTTTGGACGTGCTGAAATGCGACTGGATGGGAGGAATATCGAGCCACTGGCTTGTGTCTCAAAGTCTCAATACAAATGGGGAACACACAGTGGTGTTGGGCAGATTGGGATGTGCACAAGTGCGCCTCCGGCTCTGTCACCCGGATAATTTGCAGTGGGGAGTCGCTTCTGATAAAAGACTATGCAATATTCGATGCGAACGTGGCCACTAAAGTGAAAACTATCTAGCCAATATTGCAATAACACCGCGAGACTCCGTGtggaattaattaattagtGGCAGTGGCTTCAGAATTCGTGcattgaatgatttttatttccatCACTATCTCACTTTCATGTATACCAACCAATTCTGTCTTTGTTCAGCAACTGGAAGCGTCGCGATGCGCATTTTTTCGCGCGCTATTTTTAGAGCGTCAATGTTTCTCTTTTGGCACTCTCTGTAAACAAAGTGGGGGCGCCCGGTGATGGCATTTGGATTTGCCCATTTTTTTCTGTGCCACATGGCGTCGCTGCTTTCTATGCGAACTGTCACTTTTACAAATGTTTTGTAAATTCAACCAatttttgaacttgaaaaatttctacAATTTGACTATACTTAGTTGATTTTACACCAGAATTTgaaagtaaattatttattgacaaaactacaattgtaaaaataatttgtgaaaagttagtaaatttgattgaatatttttatcagTGCTTTAAAAACTCCAGTAAGCGTATTTCTCATTCGATTCTGCCAAATAGGGATTcacttgaaaggtcttggaatcttggATAGTCAAAACTGGTTTTGAACACTTCGGAATCGGTAATGCGccgataattatttttatccaaaatcgtATTATTCCTGAGATGTGAATCGGTAAGATAAACATTACAAAATGTGCAATTCTTTTTCTTAAGTTTGACAAACAAAATTCTTCAATCAAAATGTTAAAAACGGTCTGCCGTCCTTTTTTATCTCGGCACACAATTTGTTTAATAGTTGAGTGCTCGTTTCATGACACAAGTTTCTAGAGAGTTCGACTTGGTTTTaggactttaaaaaaattctatttttgctgctcgaactcaaagcgATAGCAGAGTATACAATCCgcttttttcgaatttgtcaCCGATCttgagcttaaacggtaagaaatatcaacttaTGATCTGCGGTGAATCCTAATGGAAACATTATTTCGGGACGTTTATTTTCCTTTTCCCCGAATCCCCTCCCACCCttaaaaactatgttttttttttatatatttcgaaaatggctcttagtatttctttcattttcggatatgttttggaggtagcccAGGCGAATACTTCGTATATAAATGTATATGACCgaaaaaaattttcgacatcgaattgTCGGGGGTCAAAATTTAATGACTCTGCAGgatccatttttcaaccgatatgCATAAATTTTAGGATTGTTTTTTGGAATGGTTTTGAAACTTCTAATCCCGATGCATCGGTCCCAATCGGTATTGAATCGGCAGAGTATTCCGATCTGATCTatctttctttaaaattttattttttttgtgcgaAAGTTTGTTACCAGGTTAGAGGTCAAGTGGTAAGAGATCTTGACTTCTATTCTACGGTGAActtcccataagtcaacattatcaaaattaatttagtatTTTAGGACTTCCTGAGACTTTAAACACACATAAGTACAATCGAGCGATGATTCCATTATAGAATTTGAATACTAGTATTTTTTAAGTTCGAACACTTAAGGTAATGTCACAATATAGTTTCTTATTAAGCCATTCAGtaaatgtaccagaaatacttgagaaagaatgttcatattttggaattagattCATACacattaatagatgatttttttttgaaaagaaagaatttttatctattatgggagcgaggggagcctctgtcaaacacacgtcttaacggccactgaattaaaattctgcgcattaattcattacaaactctattgctttaaatagagtaactatccaagaacaccaattgggaactagaattcaaatcaggaaagaggaaagaggccaattttaacaaattcgacgggatgtcgtattttccgtccgccattttgagcaaaaattttgcatgaccttccgcgaagcaagaaaataataacaaaatgtattttcatctctgtcggactatttttctcaagcaattgaataactaacgttactaaaaatccatttccgacagcaattcggataaaaatggcccagaaataaatcatcaaaaatcactcaatttgcgtatgatgtataataccatggtaaggaatgggttaattggTCAATTTCGCACaattaaagcaaagcttgcGAAAAGCAGTGATATTATCAACGATTGTGTAGATTTATCTGCATATGAAGTAACCTTTACAGCTTTACGGCTATTGTGATGATCCAAACGATCTCGTATTTTCAGagcaggggaaagtactctcccttcgaacgtccatgccttcgaataatgtaaatttcttttacttttcctaagagatttccacatcattgtcacataattatcaataattgatgataagctaactaatatttaatagaaatgtataagtctcttaggaaaacttagagaaaattcacattatttgaaggtatgaacgttcgaagggagagtacttttccctacatGCTTCGAACTACTATTCGGGCACATCGTTTagataggaaaatttcatgaaagcaaaattcacgtctttttctttctccaacgttttacatatgtctatctcgttcttttgcactcttcttcttgtgTAAGatgtcacaaaaaaaaaactcaatttagttcaatggaattttgagtgctaatggcgctggcatcctttttagatcaagaaaatttcatgaaatcaaaattcacgtcctgttccatctcaaattgtttgcataagtctatcctattctttcgcactcttcttcttcttttgaacataacaccaaatttaatttagttcagccAAATTTTAAGACCGACGGAGAGGAACAGActtatacaaatcttttgagaaagaaagagattcgaatttcgactttatgaaattttcctgatctaaaaggttttCCGGAGCCATAAGGAATGGGATTATGCTTACCCAATGTCTTTAGATCTAAAGACAATGGCTTACCGTACTATTTTCTTTCAGCAATGGAGGGCAAGGTGAAGAAGACCAGAAGACGTCGCATTCAGAAATCCCTGTCGAATATCGATGAACTAGTCAGTACTCGGTATCTTCGGAATGAGATTTACAAACGCTTGGAAGGTACAAATTGCGACAAGGAGCTCACTAAGGAATTCTCAAGGAAGAAGATAACAGATTTTGAGGGAGTAGTGACGCAACTGGCTAAGAATGTCCAGAAAAGTGTCCCTAAGATTCTCCATGATCCAGTTTTGGATTCAATGGATGCTTTTGCGAAGTTAGCGAGTGAGAGAGATGGAAAGAAAGTCAGTAACTTTGAGCTGGCGATTGTTCTCAAGGGACTCCATGAGATCTATCCGCTTCCGGAGATGCAGGATCAGACGCCATTGGACGTTAGGGCTCTGTATCAGTTCCTGCACCATTTGACCATGGGACAGCCACCTGTAGCGCTTGGGGAGAGTTCAATTCTGGTCCTGAGGGAGGCTTACAATGTAAGGGGTTCGGGGAATGTGGCACTTTTGGAGGGAGTGTTTATTAAGTGTCAATTAAGGTGTTTGTTAAGGTGTTTGTTGATTTTGCAGGAATTGATGCAGGAAGTGAACTCTGCGGCTTCTACGGAGAGAGTTAAGCAATTGGAGGAGGTTTTGAGGAATTCTCAACACTTGAGATTGGGAGAAAATGAAGATATGCAGTTGCAGAGTGTTCTTCAAAGTGAACCAAATTTGACAGATCGCAGCATCAATCTCTTCCAAATTCCTCCGGAAGTGCTTTATGGAGTGAAAGAAAAGTGAaagatttttaggattttttcattattcttATTTCACTATTATATATATAGAGTTTTACATGTTGAATTTACAGTGATTAAACCTTAAAATCGAACAATGGAGAccgaataatattatttttttctttaattatttcaacactttaaaatgattttacacAATGTTTCTTCatgacaaaaatatttttttttcttcacacaTTCCTCAAGTattctcaagttttttttcattagttaataattttaataagacGCGTAAGTTTCCCTTATTGAGAGGATTTCTTTTTGTTGGTATTCTTTTTGTTTGATTTCCTACAAATCTAGAATTTTattatgttcaaaaaatgtacAGTGTATAAGATATTAAACTAGCTTAAATGTATTATAAGAAGAGTTATTACAAGAATTATACAAATACGTTTCTTCTGTTTGAATAAAACATTTGGATTTTTATTATAAGAGTTAGTCAGTCGAGAAAATCTTTGcgcaaaatggcaaaaaagttGGTTTGAAAGATaacgaggttttttttttatcttaactTTCTTACTAAtatcttacaattttttttctattctcaaTATCTTAATCTCAGACGAATAAACAAAAGGGAGATTCACAACGAGATAGAGCCAAATGGTGAACAAGAGGAAGGAGATCCACAAGTGGtgaggaagaataaaaaaaagagacttgCATTATTTGCCGGACGGGGTTAGTTTTACAAATAGATTGAGAGATGGGGTTTGTTTAGGGGGATGGGGCGGTGTGGgttttacaatatttatttacattcCTACGTGCAGCAGCTGAGTTCTCGGTTGTATTTCAAATGAGATCTCGGCTCCGATTGTGCAGCGCTACGTTTCAGATTGTCGTTGGGCATTCCTATCTATCTAATGTTAACATGCTCTTGAGCTTCTAAAccactaaaattaaaaattaatgatattatttttattttaattctaatcTCTCCTTCAATTATTTTCATTAGATTTATTTTACAAGTTTCTCTTTTCTGTCATACTTCATTACAATTTTACATTGAGCAACAGACAACGAATTTTTCACCTCCTATTTCCGGCTACATGTAACAAGGGATTGGGATTTTAATATTACTACAGGATCATGTTGAAAATAAAGCTCTGCATCTACAAAtccagattaaaaaaaagaacttcagGTAAAAGTAAAGCCTTTCATTGAAAAGTGTCACTGGGCAGAAAAGGCAACCTGGTGCAAAATGTATTCTGAACAGATTCTGTTTTATAGGAAAATTGCCTTTCTACAAATTTACCAAGgattattttcctctatctcggaAGGAAATGTGCTTTTCGAGCCATTTTCTATAAAAGTTGATTTTGAAGAACATAAGttcttatggcgctggcacaccttttcaattgaatgaatttcaaccgattgaaatgttacctcttactctttcaaagtaaaatccgatatagctgtctctttctgtcaaatgaaatttaaaattgaaattgaaatttcaatttcaatttcaattttcatttgacagaaagagacacatatatcttatttcgctttgaaagagtaagaggtaaaatttaaatcgattgaaattcacctaattgaaaaggtgtgccagcgccattacgctttcaaactgaaatcagatatagctgtctctttctgcctAATGAaatttatggcgctggcacaccttttcaattgaatgaaattcaatcgattgaaattttacctcttactctttcaaacttaaaatcagATATTGTTGTCTCTTTTTGTCaaacgaaaattgaaaatgaaattgaaatttcaattttcatttggcagaaagagacagccacatctaaatttaagtttgaaagagtaagaggtagaatttcaatcgattgaatttcactcaattgaaaaggtgtgccgtcgccattaaaaatgttttttttttggtaagtagaggaaagtggggctactttgagctgtggggctacattgatatacgatttcttcacatatttctaaagaaaacttgGCTTTtgcgtgatataatttagcttgaGGATCTcaatggcgcaataggcaagatcgtTGGTTATTGGGCGATGAGATCTCTGAttcgactctcacagctgtgagttcgagtcccgcccggtgcaatctACTGAATGTatagaaaaaagacattttcactgtgataaaacgtaataaaatgcgcACCGTTtctgcccaaaaaaaaacttcaggagcacggaagaagcattcactacggggaaggcgttcctgggcgatctacgatcaacagattcttccaacacgggcgGGGGACAAATTGTAATACTAAATAAAATGCCTCAATacaattacactgagaaaaaaaagagggtgcgattaactttttttcttcataactttaacaccttttaggtgtaaaaatatatattaacattttttaatgttaattttacacctttttaagggtaaaattaacatgaaaaagggtaactttaacccccaatacacctaaaaagggtaatatttacaccgatttcggatcaatactgcaggataaaaataacatttccggaatgttattttaactttttcggatttccagtgtaataataatttagctttacaatACGATTgcgaaactaaataaaataattgcgaGGCCCatcttcttttagaaatatacgaaaaagtGGTATAACAATTTAGTctcatagctcaaagtagccccacctccccctattgtCAGACAAATCCAGTTGACATTTTCTCTTAGAAAATATATTCCTCTTTAACCATTTTTTGCATCTTGATcagaaatgtgattttaaagTCATTTTCCAAAGTtcgttttctttttgtaaaaaagaagCCTCTTTAGTTAAGGGGGCACCCTGAATTTAGAGGTAAAAAATTAGCTGTTTTCCACGATCATTTCGGGACGAAAAGAAAACTATCAAACTATGAAATTatgtaataataaataataatttttttagaaaaaatatttataaaaaagcgGTGTAATGAGTAGTTAACCACAGCGACTCGTTATAGCACTCCATAATTGGGGAGAAATGTAcggcttttattttttttcaaataagaaaaataaaaaaaataaatttcgtgAATATATTTCATGTAAACCTCCAATGAAAACCGGGGAAAATGGTAAAATCGAAATGAATGGTCCAATAAACTAAAAATACCATTTATTCTCCATTATATTTCGCTTctaaaattaacactttaattttttcaattaggtaaggggggaaacaaaaaaaaaaaaaaacaaaatcatatAAATGAGATGTGGAGAAAATGCCTTTTAAAGTTTTGAATGCTTCTTTACTTCTGTATCCATATTTTCGGAATTCGAATtagctttgattttttttgatatgcTGACAAATCCAttttttgatcttgtaattcaGGCTCCCCCTTATATAAGGTAGAAAAGGCAAAACTAGGGACGAAGTGGACCGAGCGGTAATTTCCGATAAAAGAATTTCTGCTCTGAGACTCTTGCAGAAAATCCTGATCCTAATTATCTAATTATCCTGATAATACTCACTATGacgtaaattttgataaaaagaatGGGCAAAATCTATATTTCCTCagcgaaaatatttttaaaagagagGGAacctaaaatttcaataattttttgtttccaTTTCTCTTGTTTCAGGTTTAACCCTTTGTGAACGAGGAGCTCatgtaaaaaataacaaatgagTAATGATAAATTAAATAGTCAGgaaaaccaattttattttttcattgatcttatgttttttttaccctaagaagttaaaaaaataattagtttttCGTTGATGTGTGACCCAGACGTCCTCCGATAACTAAAGAGGTTCATGAAGACCATTTTCGGGTAAAATAGGTGTGACTATGGAGGAATCACATCTAACATTTGAAGTTTCCAGTGTTTTTCATCTtggaaaatatcgaaattttaagttttctgtttgtcacattttgccccaagtTCATAATAATGGATAGCGTACAACAACttatgttttgtaaatatttatataaaaaaacttATGACGAAATGCTTGAATAGAATAATAATAAGACTTCCTTATAATGTTGTAGTTGTTTTTAAACTCAactgtaatgcccaacgcacaataaattttgtttactaaacatgtttttgacatttcaatgagagtgagtgagatctagatctagtcatctcgctcactctcataggaaaatttgaaaacatgtttactaaacaaaagttattgtgcgctgggcataagaacgataaattgaatgaaatattaatttttgcacAAGATTTTCAGTGAGTTCTGTgaggtaagtaaaaaatcaacacTGACAGTAgtaatgcacaataacttttgttttgtaaatatggttttgacatttcagtgagagtgaatgaaacagacatctagtcatctcgttctctctcattgtaaattttgaaaacatgttttcaaaattttctatgagagtgaacgagatgactagatataggtctcactcactctcataggaatgtcaaaaacatgtttacaaaacaaaagttattgtgcgttgggcataagtcgTGAAACTAAAAGGTAAAtatttgttattaaattttcaataatatcacctgataatttattcttataaaaattatatcttCAAGGACTCAAGCTTTGTCAAAGTGCTTGTTGCAACTTTTAAAGTCAATATATGTGAACTGTGCTAAATTTCAGACAGCTTGCAATACTGGACACTTGTTATGTTTCTCAAAACTCCATGAATTTTCCggttttcttcttcattttgtAGAAGTTCTACAAttctaaattaacaaaaaaagagTACCAaaattaaatgttcaaattcaaaatgcaAAGGAAATGTTATATTAACAAAAATATAGGATTTCAATTTAAGCGTATAATTCAGGggtattaaattttgtaatagaTTTATTATGACGACTTGCAGAATACTTgtacattaatattttaatgtgatcCACTTTAATAATTGTTAATAAGTATCTAAATGTgtgatttgtgtctttgaattactcaatatttaaagtttttttttctatttattgataaaaaaggtAGATTTGACgggcaaaaataagtttaaattgagctaaagcatataaatacagtagactctctcaaattcgggcatatgggaccgaaatatcagccgaattagacagaaattcagatattgagtttacacactcatattatatcgtaaattgcatgaaaatcccacaataatgcaaaatcacatcaaaactaagacaaaccatgccaaatttgagcatattcgattcatttgataatcataatcaaacttgaaaaatgacaacaaacttttttcaaatgtaaccgctgcccgaattaaaagtagcccgatcttaaaagagccgaatttgcgagagtctactgtatatagttTACACTAAACATTAATTGCATTAATTTCTCGCTTTTTTgctttaaatcaatttaaatcaatttttgcgggccaagtctacctttttatcaatcaATAGATCAAATTGTGAATATTAGGTGATTCAAAGACATAAATTACAATTTAGAATGCTCATTAGCGCGAATTAATGTcaatcacaatttaattttaatgcgttaatttttggaaaataaatttcagATTTTAAGTAGATGCAGAACTATTCCCAACATGATTGTGTTTttcgtttttgtttttattttattttttttaaacatcgggaattttatttatacaatttctTATGCATTCTGGACGATTTCAATCGGGGTAAGACGTACAAGTAAGACGAAAAAGATGTTGATATGAAAAGTTTTTCGagtgatttttgtttttatcttGTGGACTATATAAAATAGTtatttaaaaagtgtaaaagtaTTTCGATATACAAAGATTCTTAATTAATGTTTGCTTCTGAGAATTCTAAAAAGAGTGAGCGTGAAGTGTTTTGTGTATAAAAAGGacgaaatatttgtgaaattgtGGATTTGAGTATATCcgatagttctttttttttgtgtcaaatttaataCCTATTTGATGTCTTTTAAGATCGATTGTCAAGAAAGATGACCattttttacaagttttttttttctatttctgaTAAATAGACTTTGATTCACGCAAAAATTGACATTGAATATTCTTTCATcttaagtttttaaaattattttcttctaaaTGTTAGTCGatattgtagatttttttttatattttttaaattatttaacattGAGATACTTCATTTTTTGATTTATACGCCTTTTTGATGTCAATACAATGTACATTTTCCTCTCTTCTtcatattctattttatttctttgttttttggttgaattgtaaatattttatttaatgtgatttgtgttttttaaaatatttttgtctatATATTATTTGTAGATTTTGTCCATTGTCCGttacaactatttttttttatttaaaagtttttgttaTTGAAAACCACGaagttgaaagtttttttttcatcataattGATTATTTATGATAAATACTATAAATAGTTGAGAgcaacaattatttttattttgtaaacatctttttTTGAAGAGTGAGCAAGTGATAGGTACAGTTGTCTCGTTCACTCGTAACatgtttagaaaataaaaataactgtGCGTACCCCATTATGAtttgcttttttccattttattttcttttagagataaattcacaaatttgtgagatcattttcttttattttatttttctttttaaatattttttgtaaatgtgCATTCAATGCACTTTTTCTTGTTTTCCTTACCATGTAACTCTTCAAATACTCCTTTTTACCTTCTTTTCatttatacttttatttttattttttcattaagaTGAGTGGCAGCtctaattaatttgaaaaatgagactttaaatatttgtgaaaaataaaatatttttcttgctaTATAAATTGATatgattaaattgaaaattatctaCTTTCACGACCAGCGtggttaaattttcatttaattttttcttttaagaagGAACCTGCCTTCTTTATCTAAAATTTTATCTCCATGTAACTTCTTTGTTAAATATACTTTTCTTCCTTATAATTCTGTTCAAAAAATCTCTATTTTacactaaaatatattttatttttcctttttaaacactttataacaattatagttttttttgtctGTGAAATATACTCTCTATTAAATAATTCTTATTCCTTATAGAAatgtttacacactgatatactttttttct
Proteins encoded in this window:
- the LOC129800761 gene encoding uncharacterized protein LOC129800761, which gives rise to MEGKVKKTRRRRIQKSLSNIDELVSTRYLRNEIYKRLEGTNCDKELTKEFSRKKITDFEGVVTQLAKNVQKSVPKILHDPVLDSMDAFAKLASERDGKKVSNFELAIVLKGLHEIYPLPEMQDQTPLDVRALYQFLHHLTMGQPPVALGESSILVLREAYNELMQEVNSAASTERVKQLEEVLRNSQHLRLGENEDMQLQSVLQSEPNLTDRSINLFQIPPEVLYGVKEK